In the Zingiber officinale cultivar Zhangliang chromosome 5A, Zo_v1.1, whole genome shotgun sequence genome, CCAGGAAACCAAGCGAGGAAAGGAGCACTGACACCGTCTCCAAGCACGCCTTTGAATTCTTAACTTGCTCCTACAGATCAACCTCTCGTTTTCCAAGTCCTGAAACCCTCCTCAAATATATGAACTGAACCAGCATTAAATCCTCGAGGGAGGCCTGGAATGCGACACCACCTCCTGCGCCTAATAAAGTTAGCATCAGAATGAATACATTTCTGGAGCCGAGCCATTAATGAATTCAGAGCAGGGTGGTGTGTCTGTCGAAGCAGAAACTTCTCTGTATTTGAGCTACCCAGTTGAGAGGGAATCCGATAGAGGATCCGGATTCCGAGAAGAGGCGAAGAGGGGAATGACACTGTTTAGGAGCATACAGATGACTGCAGTGAGATGAGCCATAGGATTGATGCATACATACATACAGATATATATATTGAAGTAATTGAAATCATTCATTCTTTGATATCACAAAATAACAGAGCTAGAATTGTGTGCATTGAATAAGGACTCTTCGCCAACTGTCCTATTTATATTGTCTTTACTCCTTTCCTTCCCAAACCATCCCCTCTTGATTCTGTTTGTCCTCttcctccaccaccaccacctccaccttctcctccttcctctctctctctctgtctctCTGTGGTAATGATTTCATCCATGATCATCAGATCCTAAGAAGCTTTCCTTTGAGGGGAATGTTGTCTGGCTCGGGGTATCCAGATATATAACTAATCTCAGCTCTGACTGATAGTGTTTGGAGATCTCGGACCAGGCTTCATTCCCCCCAATATCCAGCTTCACTCTGTGTTCGGATCTGAATGATCGAAGCTGAATGATGATCACCATTCGTAAGaaacctttttatttcttttctactTTATTTACATCTTCTTAAATATGCCATTTGTGCTTCACAATTTTGAGGTATTTTGTGCTTGAGGAAAGTAAACAGTCGTCTAGTGTTTTCTGAGATTTTAGTTGCAGATTGTTCACATTTTGTAGTTTGTTGGCTGCGATATATATTAATAAGGATCAATCTTGTGAATAATCCAAGAAATCTGAAAGGAAATCTTTGTTTGTTCTTATTTGCGATCGATTGTATTTTAAAAGGTAATTGATTGtcatatttcaaattttaaaaatttttaatttatattttatttttaaaatgcctgaaaaaaaaaactataacttGCTGTAGTGATTTTGGAGGGTTGTTTAGAGCATTATAATTTTCTGACTATCTCAAGTAACTGCCAAAAGGGTGGGGTCTCTTATGACCGTTCCAAATAaataatatgtttttaaaaaaaaaattaataggaaTTTTAGggaaaaaatttaaatcaaaattaaaatttgaatatgaaaatatactcaattcccTTCTTTCTCAAAAAGTACACGTGTAAAGCCGCGGCATCAGACGAAATGCTCTCTTCGCTTCCatctctcctctcttctcttcctctcctcccaaATGTCTCCGACCCACGCAGCATCTTCCTCGACTCCGCCGCCTCTGTCCGCCTCATCGGCTTCTCCGCCGCCCGGAGAAACCTCAACCTCGCCGCGTCCGCCCACGCTGCGCTCCTCAAGTCCGGACTCCACTCCCACCTCTTCGTCGCCAACTCGCTCCTCGACGCCTACTCCAAATGCGGCCACTTGGACCGGGCACTCGACCTGTTCGACCGAATGCCCCGCAGAGATGTCGTTTCCTGGACCACCATCATCTCGGCGCTCTGCCTCAACGGATCGCCGGCGGACGCGATCGGTGTCTTCGTGGACATGTTGTCGGAGGAAACAGCGCCTCCTCCCAATGAGTTTACGGCTGCGGCGGTCTTGCGGGCTTGTGGGATGCTGACGGACGAGAAGATGGGGAGAATGTTTCACGGTCACCTGGTCGCCTCTGGGTTTGCATACGACGTGTTCGTGTCTAACTCCTTGATCGATATGTACGCAAAGGCTGGGTCTATCGTGGATGCTGAGAGGCTTGTTGGTGGTTTGAGTTCCAGGGATGTGGTTTCTTGGAGTACCATCATATCGGGCTGCGTTCTCCATGGCATGTTTGATAATGCACTGGTTCTGTTTGTTGAAATGTTAGAAGAGGGCATCGTGCCGAATATTGTAACGATGTTGAGCGTCATCCAGGCTTGCTCATTGTTGGGAAGACCAAGCTTGTTTACTGCTGTCCATACTTGCCTCATTAAGTGGGAACTCCACCATAGTATTCCTGTTGCAAAGTCTCTCGCCATAATGTATGCCAAGAATGGATTTTTTTATGAGGGTGTGAAGGTTTTCAACCAATTATTTTCGCCAAATGAGAATGAGTGTTTTGATCCTGATCTTATTGCGGCACTTATCCATGGTTGCACCCAAACAGGATCTTTGGACCATGGCAAGGCCATTCATGGGCGTGTGTTCAAGATGGGCTTCCTTAATTGTACCATTGTAGAGAACTCCGTCATTGATTTGTATGCAAAGCATGGGCAAATTGAGTCAGCACATTCAATTTTTCAAAGGATGGGGGAGAGAGATATTGTATCTTGGAACACAATGATCTCCTGTTTACTGAAGAACGATCATGCTGATGAATCCTTAGATTACCTCAGTCAGCTCCATGCTGCAAGTGGAAGTGAGTTAATGCCAGACTTTGTAACCATAATCAGTTCGATACAAGCTTGTTCCATGATGTCCTCAATGGAGAACGGGCAGATATTGCATGGTTTAGTCATCAAATCAGGGTTCAACTCAGATGTTTTTGTCTGTAATGCTCTTATAGATATGTATGGGAAGTCAGGATGGGTTAATTCCGCTAACCAGATTTTCCAGGAGATGGATGTAAGAGACCTTGGTTCTTGGAATTCGATTATTTCGATTTATGGGATCCATGGAAAGGGAGCTTCAGCTTTACAAGTATTCAAAAATCTCAGGCTTGCACAAACACATAAACCAAATGCTGTAACATTTGTCAATATTATTTCAGCTTGTGGTCATTCGGGTTTGCCATTGGAAGGCTTTGAGTGCTTTAAAGTCATGCAAAGGGACTATGAAATTGAGCCAACTATAGAGCACTATGCTGCAGTGGTAGATCTCTTCGGGAGATGCGGAAAGCTTATTGAGGCAGAGAAATTCATTGAAGAGATGCCTATCAAACCAGGTCCGTCCATTTGGGGGTCACTGTTAGGCGCTTGTGTTATTCATCGGAATGTTGAAATGGCAAAAAGAGCAGCTGCGGAGCTGTCTGTTATGGAACCGGATAGTAATGTCTGGAGGGTAGCATTATCAAATGTATATGCTTCTGCTGGA is a window encoding:
- the LOC121979299 gene encoding pentatricopeptide repeat-containing protein At1g11290, chloroplastic-like; this translates as MLSSLPSLLSSLPLLPNVSDPRSIFLDSAASVRLIGFSAARRNLNLAASAHAALLKSGLHSHLFVANSLLDAYSKCGHLDRALDLFDRMPRRDVVSWTTIISALCLNGSPADAIGVFVDMLSEETAPPPNEFTAAAVLRACGMLTDEKMGRMFHGHLVASGFAYDVFVSNSLIDMYAKAGSIVDAERLVGGLSSRDVVSWSTIISGCVLHGMFDNALVLFVEMLEEGIVPNIVTMLSVIQACSLLGRPSLFTAVHTCLIKWELHHSIPVAKSLAIMYAKNGFFYEGVKVFNQLFSPNENECFDPDLIAALIHGCTQTGSLDHGKAIHGRVFKMGFLNCTIVENSVIDLYAKHGQIESAHSIFQRMGERDIVSWNTMISCLLKNDHADESLDYLSQLHAASGSELMPDFVTIISSIQACSMMSSMENGQILHGLVIKSGFNSDVFVCNALIDMYGKSGWVNSANQIFQEMDVRDLGSWNSIISIYGIHGKGASALQVFKNLRLAQTHKPNAVTFVNIISACGHSGLPLEGFECFKVMQRDYEIEPTIEHYAAVVDLFGRCGKLIEAEKFIEEMPIKPGPSIWGSLLGACVIHRNVEMAKRAAAELSVMEPDSNVWRVALSNVYASAGLWDEAAKVRAEMKREGSRKEPGWSYVVLRGMEKFKFIVGDTRHPETDRIYQVWRSIMEHITDGFVETL